One window from the genome of Paracoccus zhejiangensis encodes:
- a CDS encoding histidine kinase dimerization/phosphoacceptor domain -containing protein — protein MLWRWRDRLEFTKGLGFRLAALLSVAILPIGLISLVQTLHVSREAERSAEIALLGRTASAAAGERALLQGALGTADALGPAVLEVLDDADACAEIMRSFLLHSAVYQGAAFVPMNGISRCTSDGGGSEPVDMRDSRAYQKFVSQPQTMITALSKGSLSGRPVVVVMQPLYQDRDLLGYVVVSLSSALLQSTHAVGFGTEGAGIITFNHKGEPLTADGRPETAVDDLLPRGVTLSSLIELNDSTFVEWSNTGERRVFAVVPVVPGLVYALGSWTPQLAGLDRLNMSQFTAIIFPILLWLVSLAVAYFAVYRLVLRHIRVLRGQMRRFAIGNRDTPPPVLTDAPAEITDVSQTFHNMARILIRDEEAMEEAVAEKTVLLKEVHHRVKNNLQLIASIINMQGRMIEDNDAKRVLRSVQDRVAALATIYRNLYQAEHLDAVEADRLMGDIINQMVNAGVEAGSGLRVQTDLQPLTLLPDQAVPLTLLATEAFTNALKYAGTPPGEDHPWVRVSLTHPSKHKAVLEIANSTGERLDGSAIPDSTGLGGQLIGAFATQLEGEAEFTQQDHVFTLRLPFKVQRANPMDVTDIRSVVLTSAAREGSQH, from the coding sequence ATGCTGTGGCGTTGGCGCGACCGGCTGGAGTTTACCAAGGGTCTTGGTTTCCGTCTGGCCGCGCTTCTGTCGGTCGCCATCCTGCCCATCGGGCTGATCTCGCTGGTCCAGACCCTGCATGTCTCGCGCGAGGCCGAGCGTAGCGCCGAGATCGCGCTTCTGGGCCGCACCGCCTCGGCGGCGGCTGGTGAACGGGCGCTGTTGCAAGGCGCGCTTGGCACTGCCGATGCGCTGGGGCCTGCCGTGCTCGAGGTGCTGGACGACGCGGATGCCTGTGCCGAGATCATGCGCTCGTTTCTACTTCACAGCGCGGTCTACCAGGGCGCGGCCTTCGTGCCGATGAACGGCATCTCGCGCTGCACCTCGGACGGTGGCGGCAGCGAGCCCGTCGACATGCGCGATTCCCGCGCCTACCAGAAATTCGTCAGCCAGCCGCAGACCATGATTACCGCGCTGTCCAAGGGCTCGCTCAGCGGTCGGCCGGTCGTGGTGGTGATGCAGCCACTTTATCAGGACCGCGATCTTCTGGGCTATGTCGTGGTCTCGCTCTCCTCGGCGCTGTTGCAATCCACTCATGCGGTCGGCTTCGGCACCGAGGGCGCGGGGATCATCACCTTCAACCACAAGGGCGAGCCACTGACCGCAGACGGCCGCCCGGAAACCGCGGTCGATGACCTGCTGCCGCGCGGTGTCACCCTGTCGAGCCTGATCGAGTTGAACGACTCGACTTTCGTGGAATGGAGCAATACCGGCGAAAGGCGTGTCTTTGCCGTGGTGCCGGTGGTGCCCGGCCTAGTCTATGCGCTTGGCAGCTGGACCCCGCAGCTGGCCGGGCTCGACCGGCTGAACATGTCGCAATTCACCGCCATCATCTTCCCCATCCTGTTGTGGCTGGTGTCGCTGGCGGTCGCCTATTTCGCCGTCTACCGGCTGGTCCTGCGCCATATCCGCGTGCTGCGCGGGCAGATGCGCCGCTTTGCGATCGGTAACCGCGACACCCCGCCCCCGGTTCTGACCGACGCCCCCGCCGAGATCACCGATGTCAGCCAGACCTTCCACAACATGGCCCGCATCCTGATCCGCGACGAGGAGGCGATGGAGGAGGCCGTGGCCGAGAAGACCGTTTTGCTGAAGGAAGTGCACCACCGGGTGAAGAACAACCTGCAGCTCATTGCCTCGATCATCAACATGCAGGGCCGGATGATCGAGGATAATGACGCGAAGCGGGTGCTGCGCTCGGTGCAGGACCGGGTGGCGGCGCTGGCGACGATCTATCGCAATCTCTACCAAGCCGAGCATCTGGACGCGGTCGAGGCCGATCGGCTGATGGGCGACATCATCAACCAGATGGTGAATGCCGGGGTCGAGGCCGGCAGCGGCCTGCGGGTTCAGACGGATTTGCAGCCCCTGACCCTGCTGCCTGATCAGGCAGTGCCGTTGACGCTGCTCGCGACCGAGGCCTTCACCAATGCGTTGAAATATGCCGGCACCCCGCCGGGCGAGGATCACCCATGGGTCCGGGTGTCGCTGACCCATCCGTCCAAGCACAAGGCGGTGCTGGAGATCGCCAACTCGACCGGCGAAAGGCTGGATGGCAGCGCCATCCCCGACAGCACCGGCCTGGGCGGGCAGCTGATCGGTGCCTTTGCCACCCAGTTGGAGGGCGAGGCCGAGTTTACCCAGCAGGATCACGTCTTCACCCTGCGTCTGCCCTTCAAGGTCCAGCGGGCCAACCCGATGGACGTGACCGATATCCGCAGCGTCGTGCTGACTTCGGCCGCGCGCGAAGGGTCGCAGCATTAG
- a CDS encoding paraquat-inducible protein A, translating into MTSEGQYDLRTGEGLIACPRCDALHIEEELLDGETARCIRCDTVLAKPRSGAFVQIIALSFASIVLLMAAVFFPFLEISRAGFGNATSLFGVAMTFADGVMLPLVLAVLGAVVGLPVIRALLLVYTLTPLTRGLAPHRHAAAAFRWSEELRPWSMAEIFVIGTVVALVKIGGMANIHLGPAFWSFCALLVVNLCSHRFLSPATVWDALEDAGAPTDGREMVQAQNP; encoded by the coding sequence ATGACGAGTGAAGGCCAATATGATCTGCGCACTGGCGAGGGGCTGATTGCCTGCCCTCGCTGCGATGCCTTGCATATCGAAGAGGAGCTGCTCGACGGCGAGACCGCGCGCTGCATCCGCTGCGACACCGTGCTGGCCAAGCCACGCAGCGGTGCCTTTGTCCAGATCATCGCGCTGTCCTTTGCCTCGATCGTGCTGTTGATGGCGGCAGTCTTCTTTCCCTTTCTCGAGATCTCGCGCGCGGGCTTTGGCAATGCCACCTCGCTGTTCGGTGTCGCCATGACCTTTGCCGATGGCGTCATGCTGCCGCTGGTGCTGGCGGTTCTCGGCGCGGTCGTGGGGCTGCCGGTCATCCGGGCCCTGCTGCTGGTCTATACGCTGACGCCGCTGACCCGGGGCCTCGCGCCCCATCGCCACGCCGCCGCCGCCTTCCGCTGGTCCGAGGAGCTCCGCCCCTGGTCCATGGCCGAGATCTTCGTGATCGGCACCGTGGTCGCGCTGGTCAAGATCGGCGGCATGGCCAATATCCATCTGGGACCGGCCTTCTGGTCCTTCTGCGCGCTTCTGGTGGTGAACCTCTGCTCGCACCGTTTTCTCAGCCCGGCCACGGTCTGGGACGCGCTCGAGGACGCCGGCGCCCCGACCGACGGCCGTGAAATGGTTCAGGCGCAGAATCCATGA
- a CDS encoding YihY/virulence factor BrkB family protein, with protein sequence MLSFFSDAWAFLSAVMTRMDKIHMGLIAAGVAFYAMFAVFPGLAAIIALWSLWFDPAVINEYLRVAHEFIPDSAQDILDSQINSLLSGGRTSIGWASILSFLVATVAARAGVDALVRGLNAAYGVRSHSTIFGFFLAYVLTLAIVGIVLMGLATIVILPIIINFMTFGPLRSWLVSALPWVAMFVIVIMGIGILYRYGPNVKSPRTPIFTWGALVAALVWAAASIGFSAYLSSFNSYNRIYGSIGAVIALLMWFYLAGFSVLLGALINVEIARRRRVAAARQARQS encoded by the coding sequence ATGCTGAGCTTTTTCAGCGACGCATGGGCCTTCCTCTCGGCGGTGATGACCCGCATGGACAAGATCCACATGGGTCTGATCGCCGCCGGCGTTGCCTTCTATGCCATGTTCGCGGTCTTTCCCGGCCTTGCCGCCATCATCGCGCTGTGGAGCCTGTGGTTCGATCCGGCGGTGATCAACGAATACCTGCGCGTGGCCCATGAGTTCATCCCCGACAGCGCGCAGGACATCCTCGACAGCCAGATCAACTCGCTGCTCTCGGGCGGGCGCACCAGCATTGGCTGGGCCTCGATCCTGTCTTTCCTCGTCGCCACCGTCGCCGCCCGTGCAGGTGTCGATGCGCTGGTGCGCGGGCTGAACGCTGCCTATGGCGTTCGCTCGCATTCCACCATCTTCGGCTTCTTTCTGGCCTATGTGCTGACGCTGGCCATCGTCGGGATCGTGCTGATGGGGCTGGCGACCATTGTCATCCTGCCGATCATCATCAATTTCATGACCTTCGGCCCGCTCCGGTCCTGGCTGGTCTCGGCCCTGCCCTGGGTGGCGATGTTCGTCATCGTGATCATGGGGATCGGCATTCTCTACCGCTACGGCCCGAACGTGAAATCGCCGCGCACGCCGATCTTCACCTGGGGGGCGCTGGTGGCGGCCCTGGTCTGGGCCGCCGCTTCGATCGGGTTTTCGGCCTATCTCAGCAGCTTCAACAGCTATAACCGCATCTACGGCTCGATCGGCGCGGTGATCGCGCTGCTGATGTGGTTCTACCTGGCCGGCTTCTCGGTGCTTCTGGGCGCGCTGATCAATGTCGAGATCGCCCGCCGCCGCCGCGTCGCCGCTGCGCGGCAGGCGCGTCAGTCCTGA
- a CDS encoding PqiB family protein produces the protein MTDTPPPSGQPARPVRKTARRAVQAGVSLVWLVPILALLVTLAIAWNSYANRGRVIKVEFADATGITPGETVLKFREITVGKVEAVAFTEDLQKVVLNIRVDQDVAPYIDSDAQFWIVRPEVTAQGITRLDTVLTGAFIDGYWDAEKDEPQDRFAGLDRAPLTREDAKGTWTVLSLGNAEGVAEGTPVLFRGLEVGRLENLRLSGEDESVVADMFIQAPHDERLTSATVFWNVSGFSVSLGAKGVSLDVNSFATLIQGGVEFATLTSGGSPVEAGHVFRLQPDEDSARNSLFTGDDVGELRFTVMLDDAVNGLEQDADVKYKGLNVGRVTDLSVSVDTPEEGKQPVVRQQVTIALSPTRLGLEPDATTESVEAFIAGEVENGLRARVASAGLLGTSLMIEMVDLPDSRPATMDLAAEPYPVIPSVEGDLTDFSATAQGFLTRIGDLPIEDVLRSASDMMNSITAIASSQETRAIPGSLRTTIDEAQATLTELREVAAQLNDDEVVTSLRTALDNAAKAADAVALAAVEVPQMVEDIDAAAKAVDEFAFADISAEAQGILSDLRAMLGTEDAEQLPRNLSNTLEAASGLLNDLRDGNAAGSLNNALDSASSAADEVARAAEGLPALITRLQQTATRAESVMAAYGERSAFNAEAVSMLRELRKATAAFGSLAQMIERNPRAFILGR, from the coding sequence ATGACTGACACCCCCCCACCTTCCGGCCAGCCCGCGCGCCCGGTACGCAAGACCGCCCGCCGTGCCGTTCAGGCTGGCGTCAGCCTGGTCTGGCTGGTGCCGATCCTCGCGCTGCTGGTGACGCTGGCGATCGCGTGGAATTCCTATGCAAACCGCGGCCGTGTCATCAAGGTCGAGTTCGCGGATGCCACCGGCATCACGCCCGGCGAAACCGTGCTGAAATTCCGCGAGATCACCGTGGGCAAGGTCGAGGCCGTTGCCTTCACCGAGGATCTGCAAAAGGTCGTGCTGAATATCCGGGTCGATCAGGATGTCGCGCCCTATATCGACAGCGACGCGCAATTCTGGATCGTGCGGCCCGAGGTCACGGCCCAGGGGATCACACGTCTGGACACGGTGCTGACCGGCGCCTTCATCGATGGTTATTGGGATGCGGAGAAGGACGAACCGCAGGACCGTTTCGCCGGTCTGGATCGCGCGCCGCTGACACGCGAGGATGCAAAGGGCACCTGGACGGTTTTGTCACTCGGCAATGCCGAGGGCGTCGCTGAAGGCACGCCGGTGCTGTTCCGCGGACTCGAGGTCGGCCGGCTGGAAAACCTGCGCCTGTCGGGCGAGGATGAAAGCGTCGTCGCCGACATGTTCATCCAGGCGCCCCATGACGAGCGGCTGACCAGTGCCACGGTCTTCTGGAACGTCTCGGGCTTCTCGGTGTCGCTGGGAGCCAAGGGCGTTTCACTGGATGTCAACTCGTTCGCGACCCTGATCCAGGGCGGGGTCGAGTTTGCCACGCTGACCAGCGGCGGCAGCCCGGTCGAGGCCGGCCATGTCTTCCGCCTGCAACCTGACGAGGATTCGGCCCGGAACAGCCTCTTCACCGGCGACGATGTGGGCGAACTGCGCTTTACCGTCATGCTGGACGATGCCGTCAACGGGCTCGAGCAGGATGCGGATGTGAAATACAAGGGTCTGAATGTCGGCCGCGTGACGGACCTGTCGGTCAGCGTGGATACGCCGGAAGAGGGCAAGCAGCCGGTGGTGCGCCAGCAGGTCACCATCGCCCTGTCCCCGACCCGTCTGGGGCTCGAGCCGGATGCCACGACCGAAAGCGTGGAGGCGTTCATTGCCGGCGAGGTCGAAAACGGGCTGCGCGCACGTGTCGCCAGCGCCGGCCTTTTGGGCACCTCGCTGATGATCGAGATGGTCGACCTGCCGGACAGCCGGCCCGCCACGATGGACCTCGCGGCCGAGCCCTACCCGGTCATTCCCTCGGTCGAGGGTGATCTGACCGATTTCAGCGCCACCGCGCAGGGCTTCCTGACCCGGATCGGCGATCTGCCGATCGAAGATGTGCTGCGATCGGCCAGCGACATGATGAACTCGATCACCGCCATTGCCAGCTCGCAGGAAACCCGCGCCATCCCCGGCTCGCTGCGCACCACCATCGACGAGGCGCAGGCGACGCTGACCGAACTGCGCGAGGTCGCCGCCCAGCTGAACGATGACGAGGTCGTCACCTCGCTGCGCACGGCGCTGGACAATGCCGCAAAGGCTGCCGATGCGGTGGCGCTGGCCGCCGTGGAAGTGCCGCAAATGGTCGAGGATATCGACGCGGCGGCCAAGGCCGTGGACGAGTTCGCCTTTGCCGATATCAGCGCCGAGGCACAGGGCATCCTGTCGGACCTGCGCGCCATGCTGGGTACCGAGGATGCCGAGCAATTGCCGCGCAACCTGTCGAACACGCTGGAGGCCGCGTCAGGCCTGCTCAACGATCTGCGCGACGGCAATGCCGCTGGCAGCCTGAACAACGCGCTCGACTCGGCCAGTTCGGCGGCCGACGAGGTCGCACGTGCGGCCGAGGGCCTGCCTGCGCTGATCACCCGGCTTCAGCAGACCGCCACCCGGGCGGAGTCGGTCATGGCCGCCTATGGCGAGCGCTCGGCCTTCAATGCCGAGGCGGTCAGCATGTTGCGCGAATTGCGCAAGGCGACGGCAGCCTTTGGCTCGCTTGCGCAGATGATCGAACGAAACCCCCGCGCCTTCATTCTGGGACGATGA
- a CDS encoding paraquat-inducible protein A, translating into MSHDSDLLGGGHVLTAHRAGLVGCRSCGRVWPDGHSRCDRCGAHLHPPDRRGLQAVWAWLIAGLILYIPANLYPMMQTETLGGLGGNGQHTIIEGVIELVRLGSYDIAAVVFVASVVVPITKFIIIIRLAIVAGRPATPEQAHTRLHLFEGVEFIGRWSMIDVFVVAITSALVQLGFVASIHPGSAAVCFALSVAFTMLSAQSFDPRLIWRGLPLRSSKNRTDTHD; encoded by the coding sequence ATGAGCCACGACAGCGATCTTCTCGGCGGCGGCCATGTCCTGACCGCGCATCGCGCTGGTCTGGTCGGCTGCCGCAGCTGCGGCCGGGTCTGGCCCGACGGTCACAGCCGTTGCGACCGTTGCGGCGCGCATCTGCACCCACCCGACCGGCGCGGGTTGCAGGCGGTCTGGGCCTGGCTGATCGCCGGGCTGATCCTGTACATCCCCGCCAATCTCTATCCGATGATGCAGACCGAGACGCTGGGCGGCCTTGGCGGCAATGGCCAGCACACGATCATCGAAGGCGTGATCGAACTGGTCCGTCTGGGCAGCTATGACATCGCGGCCGTGGTTTTCGTGGCCTCGGTCGTGGTGCCGATCACCAAGTTCATCATCATCATACGGCTGGCCATCGTTGCCGGCAGGCCGGCCACGCCCGAACAGGCGCATACCCGGCTGCATCTCTTCGAAGGGGTCGAGTTCATTGGCCGCTGGTCGATGATCGATGTCTTCGTGGTCGCCATCACCTCGGCGCTGGTGCAGCTTGGCTTCGTCGCCTCGATCCACCCGGGATCGGCGGCGGTCTGCTTTGCCCTGTCGGTCGCCTTTACCATGCTTTCCGCGCAAAGCTTTGACCCGCGCCTGATCTGGCGCGGCCTGCCCTTGCGCAGCAGCAAGAACAGAACGGACACCCATGACTGA
- a CDS encoding inositol monophosphatase family protein: protein MRFWRRDPQKWDKADNAGPVTEADLAVNVHLEAVLRRARPDYGWLSEESEADPSRLDAEHCFIIDPIDGTRAFIDGQEGFSHSLAIATRDRITAAAVYLPAKDLLYTAHADGPALLNGKPISVSPRSEMRGATVLTYRAATEPQHWAGGKVPDFRREFRPSLAWRLCLVAEGRFDAALSLRSAWEWDIAAGTLIAERAGALATDRQGKPLGFNSARAATDGMIVAGPALHRQLADSLTRP from the coding sequence ATGCGCTTCTGGCGGCGCGACCCGCAGAAATGGGACAAGGCCGACAATGCCGGCCCGGTGACCGAAGCCGATCTGGCGGTGAACGTGCATCTGGAGGCGGTCCTGCGTCGCGCCCGGCCCGATTACGGCTGGCTCAGCGAGGAAAGCGAGGCCGACCCCTCGCGGCTGGATGCCGAGCATTGCTTCATCATCGACCCGATCGACGGCACCCGCGCCTTCATCGACGGGCAGGAAGGGTTCTCGCATTCGCTGGCCATCGCCACGCGGGACCGGATCACGGCGGCAGCGGTCTATCTGCCAGCCAAGGACCTGCTCTATACCGCCCATGCCGACGGCCCGGCACTGCTGAACGGCAAGCCGATCTCGGTCAGCCCTCGCAGCGAGATGCGTGGTGCCACGGTGCTGACCTATCGCGCGGCGACAGAACCGCAGCACTGGGCGGGCGGGAAGGTGCCGGATTTCCGGCGTGAATTCCGCCCCTCGCTGGCCTGGCGCCTGTGCCTTGTGGCCGAGGGCCGTTTCGACGCGGCCCTGTCGCTGCGCTCGGCCTGGGAATGGGATATTGCCGCCGGAACGCTGATTGCCGAACGCGCCGGGGCGCTGGCCACCGACCGGCAGGGCAAGCCGCTTGGCTTCAACAGCGCGCGCGCCGCCACCGACGGAATGATCGTCGCCGGACCCGCCTTGCACCGGCAGCTGGCTGATTCGTTAACGCGCCCCTAG
- a CDS encoding response regulator, giving the protein MPSVDLAQSIGRELPFLRRYARALTGTQSVGDNYAAATLEAILSDRSLIEGASDTRIGLFKTFHAIWQSSGQPVEQGETTAREARAQAHLQALTPNSREALLLRTIEELRYDQIAEVMQISQDEAEELIQIALNEMGSALRGRVMVIEDETIIAMDLKGIVQAMGHEVTGVARTHSAAVDLGRNKRPDLILADIQLADGSSGIDAVNELLGELGDLPVIFITAFPERLLTGDRPEPAFLISKPYSEEQVRSAVSQAMFFSSTEGLDA; this is encoded by the coding sequence ATGCCATCTGTCGATCTTGCGCAATCCATCGGTCGCGAACTGCCGTTCCTGCGGCGCTATGCCCGTGCGCTGACAGGCACGCAATCCGTTGGCGACAACTATGCTGCAGCGACGCTGGAGGCGATCCTGTCGGACCGCTCGCTGATCGAGGGTGCCAGCGACACCCGGATCGGGCTGTTCAAGACCTTCCATGCCATCTGGCAAAGCTCGGGCCAGCCGGTCGAGCAGGGTGAAACCACGGCCCGCGAAGCCCGCGCGCAGGCGCATCTGCAGGCGCTAACGCCGAACTCGCGCGAGGCGCTGCTGCTGCGCACGATCGAGGAGCTGCGTTACGACCAGATCGCCGAAGTGATGCAGATCTCGCAGGACGAGGCCGAGGAACTGATCCAGATCGCCCTGAACGAGATGGGCAGCGCGCTGCGCGGCCGAGTCATGGTGATCGAGGACGAAACGATCATCGCCATGGACCTGAAGGGCATCGTTCAGGCCATGGGGCATGAGGTGACGGGCGTCGCCCGCACGCACAGCGCCGCCGTCGATCTCGGCCGGAACAAGCGTCCCGACCTGATCCTGGCCGATATCCAGCTGGCCGACGGCTCCTCGGGCATCGACGCGGTAAACGAATTGCTGGGCGAATTGGGCGATCTGCCGGTGATCTTCATCACCGCGTTCCCCGAGCGTCTCCTGACCGGCGACCGGCCCGAGCCGGCCTTCCTGATCTCGAAGCCCTATTCCGAGGAACAGGTGCGTTCGGCGGTGTCGCAAGCGATGTTCTTTTCGTCGACCGAGGGTCTGGACGCCTGA
- a CDS encoding NepR family anti-sigma factor, with translation MTEKRETRRRAEIEKQIDENLRRVYEQETANDIPDRFVALLQQLRDQDK, from the coding sequence ATGACCGAAAAACGGGAAACCCGCCGACGGGCCGAGATCGAGAAGCAGATCGACGAGAATCTGCGTCGCGTCTACGAGCAGGAAACCGCCAATGACATTCCCGACCGGTTCGTTGCCTTGCTGCAGCAGCTGCGCGATCAGGACAAGTAG
- the dnaQ gene encoding DNA polymerase III subunit epsilon, producing MREIVLDTETTGFEAEQGDRIVEIGAIELVNHLPTGRTFHEYIDPERSMPKEAFDVHGLGDDFLRGKPKFAEIAQKFIGFIGEDAKLVIHNAKFDMKFLNAELKRAGHATLPWSRALDTVALAREKFPGSPASLDALCRRFGIDNSNRTLHGALLDSELLAEVYLELIGGRQPDLILGGPAVSQDSTDATQQTGAQRPRPQPLPSRLTEDEAAAHAEFVTKLGADALWLRFG from the coding sequence ATGCGTGAAATCGTTCTGGATACGGAAACCACCGGCTTCGAGGCCGAACAAGGTGACCGCATCGTCGAGATCGGCGCCATCGAGCTGGTGAACCACCTGCCGACCGGGCGGACCTTTCACGAGTATATCGACCCCGAACGCTCGATGCCGAAAGAGGCCTTCGACGTTCACGGGCTTGGCGACGACTTCCTGCGCGGCAAACCGAAATTCGCCGAGATCGCGCAGAAATTCATCGGTTTCATCGGCGAGGATGCCAAGCTGGTCATCCATAACGCCAAGTTCGACATGAAATTCCTCAATGCCGAGCTGAAGCGCGCCGGTCACGCCACCCTGCCCTGGTCGCGCGCGCTCGATACGGTTGCGCTGGCGCGCGAGAAATTCCCCGGCTCTCCGGCCTCGCTCGATGCGCTCTGCCGCCGCTTCGGCATCGACAACTCGAACCGCACGCTGCACGGGGCGCTGCTGGACAGCGAACTGCTGGCCGAGGTCTACCTGGAACTGATCGGCGGCCGGCAGCCCGACTTGATCCTTGGCGGGCCGGCGGTGTCGCAGGACAGCACAGATGCCACCCAGCAAACCGGCGCGCAGCGCCCCCGCCCGCAACCCTTGCCCTCGCGCCTGACCGAGGACGAGGCCGCTGCACACGCGGAATTCGTCACCAAGCTGGGCGCCGACGCCCTGTGGCTGCGCTTCGGATGA
- a CDS encoding RNA polymerase sigma factor, producing the protein MSSGNGRASAAGKADAKHGDPRDELVDHLPALRAFALSLTREGAAADDLVQDTIVKAWTNMDKFQVGTNLRAWLFTILRNTFYSARRKTKREVSDSDGLHAARLAARPDHDGRLALRDFRAAFEQLPDEQREALILVGASGFSYEEAADMTGVAVGTVKSRANRGRRKLAELLQLADGEELEMTDQATLAVMATNRPVSR; encoded by the coding sequence ATGAGTTCGGGGAATGGCCGGGCGTCGGCGGCTGGAAAAGCTGACGCGAAACATGGCGACCCGCGCGACGAGCTGGTCGATCACCTGCCCGCGCTCAGGGCCTTTGCGCTGTCCCTGACGCGAGAGGGCGCAGCGGCTGACGATCTGGTGCAGGACACCATCGTCAAGGCCTGGACCAACATGGACAAGTTCCAGGTCGGCACCAACCTGCGAGCCTGGCTGTTCACCATCCTGCGCAACACCTTCTATTCCGCCCGCCGCAAGACCAAGCGTGAGGTCAGCGACAGCGACGGCTTGCACGCCGCCCGCCTTGCCGCGCGGCCTGACCATGACGGCCGTCTGGCTCTGCGCGATTTCCGCGCCGCCTTCGAGCAACTGCCGGACGAGCAGCGCGAGGCGCTGATCCTTGTTGGCGCCTCGGGTTTCTCGTATGAGGAAGCAGCCGACATGACCGGCGTCGCGGTGGGCACCGTCAAATCGCGCGCCAATCGCGGTCGCCGCAAGCTGGCCGAGCTGTTGCAACTGGCGGACGGGGAAGAGCTGGAAATGACCGATCAGGCCACCCTTGCCGTGATGGCAACCAATCGTCCCGTCTCCCGCTAG
- the coaE gene encoding dephospho-CoA kinase (Dephospho-CoA kinase (CoaE) performs the final step in coenzyme A biosynthesis.) produces the protein MSFRLGLTGSIGMGKSTTAQMFRDLGHPVWDADAAVHRLYATGGAAVAPLGQAFPGAVTDGAVDRARLKALLAEDETGFARLERIVHPLVAADRADFIRQHRDAPIVVLDIPLLFETGGEKGMDGIAVVSAGAELQRQRVLARPGMTEHSFAMILDRQMPDAEKRARADWVIPTETLEGARAAVDQICKDILSNA, from the coding sequence ATGAGCTTCCGTCTCGGCCTCACCGGCAGCATCGGCATGGGCAAGTCCACCACGGCGCAGATGTTCCGAGATCTGGGCCATCCGGTCTGGGATGCCGATGCGGCGGTGCACCGGCTCTATGCGACCGGTGGCGCGGCAGTCGCTCCGCTGGGGCAGGCTTTTCCCGGCGCGGTTACGGATGGTGCTGTCGACCGCGCCCGGCTCAAGGCGCTTCTGGCCGAGGACGAAACCGGCTTCGCCCGGCTCGAGCGCATCGTTCACCCGCTGGTGGCCGCCGACCGCGCCGATTTCATCCGCCAGCACCGTGACGCGCCGATCGTGGTTCTCGACATTCCGCTGCTTTTCGAGACCGGGGGCGAAAAGGGCATGGACGGGATCGCCGTGGTCTCGGCGGGCGCCGAGTTGCAGCGCCAGCGGGTGCTGGCCCGCCCCGGCATGACCGAGCATAGTTTTGCCATGATCCTTGACCGGCAGATGCCGGATGCGGAAAAGAGGGCGCGGGCGGACTGGGTGATCCCGACCGAGACGCTCGAGGGTGCAAGGGCCGCCGTGGACCAGATCTGCAAGGACATACTGAGCAATGCGTGA
- a CDS encoding PqiC family protein has translation MMNPLLSLPAVLSLTLLAACSNPEKTGRYLIDPPSPPVRVANQLGPTVELRDVSLPAYASGQEVSWQSADGAVRSTPDNLWADNPERAVTLTLARAISDVSGAAVIAEPWPLGEPAERRLEVRVEKALAQSDGLYRLSGRYFLADESGGGTNHARSFDISVPLANAEPQSIAVAQSTALSILAQQIAALDGAGTTFITRTPADPFALDPIL, from the coding sequence ATGATGAACCCCCTTCTCTCTCTGCCCGCCGTCCTGTCGCTCACGCTGCTCGCGGCCTGTTCGAACCCGGAAAAGACCGGCCGCTACCTGATCGACCCGCCCTCGCCCCCGGTTCGGGTGGCGAACCAGTTGGGCCCGACGGTCGAGCTGCGCGATGTTTCCCTGCCGGCCTATGCCTCGGGCCAGGAAGTGTCCTGGCAAAGCGCGGATGGCGCGGTGCGTTCGACCCCGGACAATCTCTGGGCCGACAATCCCGAGCGGGCGGTGACGCTGACGCTGGCGCGGGCGATCTCGGATGTCTCGGGGGCGGCGGTCATCGCCGAGCCGTGGCCCCTGGGTGAACCGGCCGAACGTCGGCTGGAGGTGCGGGTTGAGAAGGCCTTGGCGCAATCCGACGGGCTTTACCGTCTCAGCGGGCGCTATTTCCTCGCCGATGAAAGCGGCGGCGGCACCAACCACGCCCGCAGCTTCGACATTTCGGTACCGCTGGCCAATGCCGAGCCGCAGAGCATCGCGGTGGCGCAATCAACCGCGCTGTCGATCCTGGCCCAGCAGATCGCGGCGCTGGACGGGGCGGGCACCACCTTCATCACCCGGACGCCGGCCGATCCCTTCGCGCTGGACCCGATCCTCTGA